From one Desulfatirhabdium butyrativorans DSM 18734 genomic stretch:
- a CDS encoding metal ABC transporter permease: MFELSSVYQLVHHIFPFACLESRFMQQAMVGLLLLSPMTAAMGVQVVNFRMAFFADAISHSAFAGVAMGLILAWHPHIAMPIFGVLVGIWIMATQRRSRKLSSDTVIGVFFSAVVAFGLAVVSRDPNLSRDLQQFLYGDILTIADEDIFYMGLLFCILACFQVIGYNRMLYIGFDPMLAEVHRVRVAIYQYVFAALLSLVVILSVWAVGVLLVTAMLIVPAAAARNMARSAGSMFWWAIGIGLSSSISGLILSAQDWAQTATGATIILVAFGWFLASMAVARFGHNR; encoded by the coding sequence ATGTTTGAGCTCTCATCCGTTTACCAGCTCGTTCACCACATCTTTCCATTCGCCTGCCTTGAATCCCGCTTCATGCAGCAGGCCATGGTCGGGCTGCTCCTGCTCTCTCCCATGACAGCGGCCATGGGGGTTCAGGTAGTCAATTTCCGGATGGCCTTTTTCGCCGACGCCATCAGCCATTCGGCCTTCGCGGGCGTAGCGATGGGGCTGATCCTCGCCTGGCATCCGCATATCGCCATGCCGATTTTCGGCGTTCTGGTCGGCATCTGGATCATGGCCACCCAGCGCCGAAGCCGGAAACTTTCCTCCGATACGGTGATCGGCGTCTTTTTTTCGGCTGTGGTGGCCTTCGGCCTTGCCGTCGTGAGCCGGGATCCGAATCTATCCCGGGACCTGCAACAATTTTTATACGGAGACATCCTGACCATTGCTGACGAGGATATTTTCTACATGGGGCTTTTGTTCTGCATCCTCGCCTGTTTCCAGGTGATCGGCTACAACCGGATGCTCTATATCGGCTTCGATCCGATGCTTGCCGAAGTGCACCGGGTCAGGGTCGCCATCTATCAGTATGTTTTTGCGGCATTGCTCTCCCTTGTGGTCATCCTCTCGGTATGGGCCGTCGGCGTGCTCCTGGTCACGGCCATGCTGATCGTTCCGGCGGCAGCAGCGCGGAATATGGCCAGATCCGCAGGCTCCATGTTCTGGTGGGCTATCGGCATCGGGCTGAGCTCATCCATCTCCGGCCTGATCCTGTCCGCACAGGACTGGGCGCAAACCGCAACGGGCGCAACCATTATTCTCGTCGCGTTCGGATGGTTTCTGGCGAGCATGGCAGTGGCCCGGTTTGGCCATAATCGATGA